A genome region from Lutra lutra chromosome 11, mLutLut1.2, whole genome shotgun sequence includes the following:
- the RBM28 gene encoding RNA-binding protein 28 has product MAGLTLFVGRLPPSARSEQLEELFSQVGPVKQCFVVTEKGSKACRGFGYVTFSMLEDVQRALKEITTFEGCKINVTIAKKKQRNKSKEKGENENSEPPKKELKPKKPKLADKKARLIIRNLSFKCSEDDLKTVFAQYGAVLEVNIPRKPDGKMRGFAFVQFKNLLEAGKALKSMNMKEIKGRTVAVDWAVAKDKYKNTQSASAPGEEKRPEPKHQELGKENGREEKDMEEEEREEDDTEEEEDEEGEREENKETRVTKPAQIQKRAVRRAAPGESSEEELSDDDSDLGERESIDGGEELAQSDTSSEEQEDKDVQVSKKKKRKLPSDVNEGKTVFIRNLSFDSEEEELGELLQQFGDLKYVRIVLHPDTEHSKGCAFARFMTQAAAQKCLEAASPETEGGGLKLDGRQLRVDLAVTRDEAAKLQTKKVKKPTGTRNLYLAREGLIRAGTKAAEGVSAADMAKRERFELLKHQKLKDQNIFVSPTRLCLHNLPKSVDDKELRKLLLSATRGEKGVRLKECRVMRDLKGALGKVKGQSLGYAFAEFQEHEHALTALRHINNNPEIFGPLKRPIVEFSLEDRRKLKIKELRIQRSLQKVKSKPAAGGPQQEQPALGKDQQWQWKAAQNHTQEQTKSPLEQKGRVHRTSWTGFQTKAEVEQVELPDGKKRRKVLVLPSHRGPKIRLRDKGKVKSLPPKKPKPQMNQQKPEKQTLPPKQALRKKAKGNKTEIRFNQLVEQYKQKLLGPSKGAPLAKRSKWFDS; this is encoded by the exons ATGGCCGGGCTGACCCTGTTTGTGGGCCGCCTGCCGCCCTCCGCCCGCAGTGAGCAGCTGGAGGAGCTGTTCAGTCAGGTGGGGCCGGTGAAGCAGTGCTTCGTGGTGACTGAGAAAG GGAGTAAGGCATGTCGAGGCTTTGGCTATGTCACTTTTTCTATGCTGGAAGATGTTCAGAGGGCCCTCAAGGAGATTACCACCTTTGAAGGCTGTAAGATCAACGTGACTATTGCCAAGAAAAAACAGAGGAACAAGTccaaggaaaagggggaaaatg aaaattcagaacCCCCAAAGAAGGAGCTGAAACCTAAAAAACCCAAACTAGCAGATAAGAAAGCCAGATTAATCATTCGGAACCTGAGCTTTAAG TGTTCAGAAGATGACTTGAAGACAGTATTTGCTCAGTATGGAGCTGTCCTGGAAGTAAACATCCCCCGGAAGCCAG ATGGAAAGATGCGTGGTTTTGCTTTTGTCCAGTTCAAAAACCTTCTAGAAGCAGGAAAAGCTCTCAAAAGCATGAACATGAAAGAGATAAAAG GGCGGACGGTGGCTGTGGATTGGGCTGTGGCaaaggataaatataaaaatacacagtctgcctctgccccag GTGAGGAGAAGAGGCCTGAACCTAAACATCAGGAATTAGGTAAAGAGAATGGCAGGGAAGAAAAGGatatggaagaggaagagagagaagaggatgacacagaagaggaagaagatgaggagggggaaagggaagagaacaaagaaacaagggtGACCAAGCCTGCACAAATTCAAAAGAG AGCAGTCCGGAGGGCCGCGCCTGGCGAGAGCAGTGAGGAGGAGCTTTCTGATGACGACAGTGAcctgggggaaagagagagtaTCGATGGTGGAGAGGAACTGGCTCAGAGTGATACCAGCAGTGAAGAGCAAGAGGACAAAG ATGTGCAAgtctcaaagaaaaagaagaggaaattaccCTCTGATGTGAATGAAGGGAAAACTGTTTTTATCAG AAACCTGTCTTTTGACTCAGAGGAAGAAGAACTCGGGGAGCTCCTCCAGCAATTTGGAGATCTTAAATATGTCCGTATTGTCTTGCATCCAGACACAGAGCATTCTAAAG GTTGTGCGTTTGCCCGGTTCATGACTCAAGCAGCAGCTCAGAAATGCCTTGAAGCTGCTTCTCCAGAGACTGAG GGTGGTGGGCTTAAACTGGATGGCCGGCAGCTCAGGGTCGACTTGGCAGTGACCCGTGATGAGGCTGCAAAGCTCCAGACAAAGAAGGTGAAGAAGCCAACTGGAACCCGGAACCTCTACCTGGCCCGAGAGGGCT TGATTCGTGCTGGGACTAAGGCTGCCGAGGGTGTGAGTGCTGCTGATATGGCCAAAAGAGAACGG TTTGAGCTGCTGAAGCATCAGAAACTCAAGGACCAGAATATCTTTGTCTCCCCGACCAGGCTGTGCCTGCACAACCTCCCAAAGAGTGTGGATGACAAAGAGCTCAGAAAACTGCTGCTGAGTGCCACCCGAGGGGAGAAGGGGGTGCGCCTCAAGGAG TGTAGGGTGATGCGAGACCTCAAAGGAGCACTTGGGAAAGTGAAGGGTCAGTCCCTGGGCTATGCCTTTGCAGAGTTCCAGGAGCACGAGCATGCCCTGACAGCCCTACGCCACATCAACAACAACCCAGAGATCTTTGGGCCTCTGAAG AGACCAATAGTGGAGTTCTCTTTGGAGGATCGAAGGAAACTTAAAATAAAGGAACTGAGGATTCAACGCAGCCTG CAAAAAGTGAAATCCAAGCCTGCAGCTGGTGGGCCCCAGCAGGAACAACCAGCACTTGGAAAAGACCAGCAGTGGCAATGGAAAGCAGCTCAAAACCACACGCAGGAACAAACCAAGAGCCCCCTGGAGCAAAAGGGGAGGGTGCATCGGACCTCCTGGACAGGGTTCCAGACCAAGGCTGAAGTGGAGCAGGTGGAGCTGCCtgatggaaagaagagaagaaaggtccTGGTGCTCCCCTCACACCGAGGCCCCAAAATTAG GCTGCGGGACAAAGGCAAAGTGAAGTCTCTCCCTCCCAAAAAGCCAAAGCCCCAGATGAACCAGCAGAAACCAGAGAAGCAGACATTACCTCCCAAGCAG GCCCTGAGGAAAAAAGCTAAGGGAAATAAGACCGAAATCCGCTTCAACCAGCTGGTCGAACAATACAAGCAGAAATTACTGGGACCTTCTAAAGGAGCACCTCTTGCAAAGAGGAGCAAATGGTTTGACAGTTGA